In Bacteroidota bacterium, the DNA window GGCCCGAACGATACGATTCCAATTATATATATCAAATTTAGGTCCCATTTGAACGACGGCGAAGACCAGTTCAGTACGACGCAAGCCATCCCGATCAACTATACGATCAATTTCGATCGAGGGCCGTTCCCTTCTGCATGCATTTTGCAAAGCGCCACGAATGGGATGATCACGCTCGATACCACATGCTCGAACGTCTCGCTGCACCGCGACCCCGCGATACCGCTCGAAGCCGATATTGCGTTTATCTCCCCGAACCCCATCACCCAACGATCGACCGACGTTACGTTCTACACGCCTGCCGAGGGCGATACCAAGCTTGTGGTCATCGACCGACTCGGCAATGTCGTCAAGACTCTCGTCAATGACGTGAAGAAACCCGGTGCATATACCGTCAACTGGAATGTCGACGATATGCCCGCAGGCATGTACTTCCTCAGGTTGCAGACCGCTGGCGTCGTCAAGAACCGTGCCGCCATCGTCGTGCATTAAGACTCACACATCGTTGTAATCTGCTTAGCGAGCACTTCCATCCCCAATGGGAGTGCTCGTGTGCATGTGCTGTGTTGGAATCGTGTTCGTTCTGTCTTATCTTTGTATGGTATCTGTCGTTTCGCAGCTCCGTTCATTAGATGAGCCTATTGCCGAATACTACACGTCCGACCACACGACCGGCGTTCGTTGTCCTGGTGGCAATGATCGTTGGTATTGTCTTCGCGAACAGCATGTCTTCGCTTCGTCCGGAGATTCTTCCGGTCGTGGTTGCCGCATTGGGAGTGTTGTTGCTCGGCGCCATTCTCCTGCGCCGACATACACAATTGCAGTTGCTGCTCGTATGCACACTCTCGTGTGGGCTCGGGTTCGCGTCTCGGAGTTTTCAGCGTATTAGCTCGGAGCAGTCGATACTCACAACACTCTCCACAGGAGCAGAACGAAGCAGCGTTCTCTTCGGCACGGTCTTGCGGCAGGTACCCTCCGGGCCACGATCCGACCGGCTCGTCATCGGGCTCGATTCGATACGGTGCGATTCTGCAGTATTCACCACACCGAGCAAGATACTGCTCGCCGTACGACATCTGCCCGACTCGATCGGTATTCCGATACCACGACGCGGAGAATATATCAAAGCATTTGCGGTGATCGAGAATGACACACGAATTCGCAACCCGTACGAATCACCCCGATTCTCACAGATTCGACGTCAGTATGGTGTGGAGGCCGCCGCATTTGCCACAAGTCCGTTCGATGTTTATATAGTCGGCGGGATACCGCATCGCTCCATTACTGAGCAACTGACGGATGCGTTCGATAGTGTGCGAGCGTCGATCGCTAACCGACTCGGAGCACTCTTTCCCGACACAGTGACGCGTGGTATTGTGCTCGCAGTTGTATTGGGCGACAAACGTTGGATCGACGAATCTACTACTACACAATTTCGTCAGGCCGGTCTCTCGCATATCCTCGTCGTGAGCGGCTTTAATGTCGGTATCGTTGCGTTACTCGTATACTACCTGCTTCGCTTCATCGGCCTGAGCCGACTACGACTGCGTATTCTCTGCTCGATGATCGTTGTCGCACTCTATGCGCTGACGATCGGCCTCGAACCGAGCGTCATTCGGGCACTCTCTACGGTTGAACTTGTCTTCCTTGCGCTGCTGCTTGAACGCAAACCGGACATCGGCAACATCACAGCGGCAACAGCGAGTATTGCGCTCGTCCTCGATCCGTCGCTCCTGTTCGATACGAGTTTCCAGCTTACGTACGGCGCGGTATTTGCATTGGTGTTGATCGCACCACGTCTCGATGCGATCTGTATTAGCGACGACGTTCGTGAGAACCGAAGCTGGCGCGGGAGAATACGCTACTACATCTATGCAACCCTGGTCTCATCGACCGCCGTGACGCTCGGTCTGCTTCCGATCATGGTGTATGCATTTCATCGCGTAAGCGCTGTCGCGATTGTGACAAACCTCGTCGGGATTCCACTCGCAGGGCTGCTCACGTCGCTGAGCTTTCTGTTGATTCCGCTCTCGTTTCTTCCGCCGATTGCTTCGGTGTACGCGGAGCTGACCGGGGCGCTTGCATATTGTTTGAGGACACTCGCCTCTGTATCGGGCTCGCTTCATTGGTCATCATTTCCGATCGAGCAGCCGCATCGTGTCTATGTCGTTCTCTATGTTGTTGGATTGTGGTACTTGATCCACAGTGACTCGTTCAAACGATTTGCCGCTCGCACCATTGTCATCGCATGCGCAGCAGCACTGCTCCTCATTGCCGACGTGCCGTTCGCGGCAACCGTCGTCGCTCGCGATGGCGTACTCTCCGTTCTCTTTGCGGATGTCGGACAAGGCGACGCAATCCTTGTGCATACACCGCACGGGAAGAATATTATGATCGACTTCGGCGGGCTCGATCACAATGATGACGCAATCGTGACACAGACGATCGTCCCTCTGCTCGAAGCCGAGGGCATGACGATTATTGATCATGGATTTCTGACGCACATGCATGTCGATCACTATGGCGGTGCGGCTGCGATGATGGAACGATATCCGCTTCACTCGCTGGTAACGAGCGGCGAACGCTCGTCGGCCGCCAGCGCACTTGCTCTCGATCGTGCGACCCGGGCAATGCATATTCCAGTGATGCGAACACGTCGAGGCTGTATGTATGACCTTGGGGACAGCATCAAACTTTACGTTCTGAATCCGACGAGCAGCGAAGCCGTTGCCCGCACAGACATGAACCACCATTCACTCGTGCTGAAGTTGTGTTACGGAACGACCTCCCTCCTCTTTCTCGGAGATATCGAAGCCTCGGATGAGTCTCGTCTCGTGAACGATTACGGGACGTTTCTTCGATCCGATGTCGTAAAGGTTGCGCATCACGGGAGCCGCTACAGCTCCGATCCCGCGTTCGCCGAACTGGTGAAGCCTGCGATCGCCGTAGTGTCAGTCGGAGAACATAACTCGTTCGGTCATCCTGCTCGTCGTGCGCTATCGGTTTGGACTCGCAGCGGAGCGCAGGTGTATCGTACGGATCGTGACGGAGCGGTTCTTATTCACTCGGACGGCAATACGATCCGACGTGACGATTGGCGTCGATAGCACATATTATGGTTTGAGCCAGTGCCACTTGACAATGGGCGAGACCTGCACCGCTGGGAGTGGGATTCTGTAGTGGCTGAGGATTTCTGCGATGATCCTCCATGTATCTCCCTCGATCGGGAGTTGCCGCAGATCGAGATCGACGCCAAGATACACAAGCGATTTCGGTGTCAGCCCCTGCCGTGATGGGAGGAATGCGGAACTGGTGAGGTTTTCGACACCGTACCCGATCGCCGGTCGCAGCCATGCCGGATATGCGCCGCCGATATAATCATGAATATCCATCGAAAGCCAAAAGAACTGCGATTCGTCGTCATCGAGCAATCCGCGGAATGCACCTTCGTGATATGCCTGCGAGGGCCAGACGCCGATCTTATAATCGAAACGTTTCAGATACGGCACATACTCCTTGGCCAGCGAAAAGCTCGCACCCATGATGTCGCCGAATTCATCGCCCGGCGAGAAGCCGTAGTACGGTTCGTTCCCATGGAAGCCGTCGCCGATCTCGACCATCGTTTGTGCAAGAAACGAGGATGCAAACCCTAACCAAGCAGACGTTGTACGATCGACTCCCGCCTCGCTATAGCAGAGCTTGACGACATCGGCACAGATATAGGAATACATCGCATGGCCGAGTTTATCGGCATGCAAGGCATAGGGCGGATCGTTCGAAAAATAGAACGGGACTTTATTGCTATTGCGCCAGAAGTCATAGTAGTTCTGGCCGATCGCGATGCCGAGCACAGCTGCCGGTGCGAGCGATGCGGCGACGATGCCGAGCGTGGTCGGTTTGGCTGCCGAATCCAATTGTTGCGCAACGACAATCCTGCAGCACAATGCCGAGAGAAGCAGAACGACGCCGAGGTACCGCAAGCGTGTCAAATTGCTGTGAAAGTGTTACATTACTTGATGACGCCAAGCGTCGTGCCGATCTTCGTGAATGCGGCGATCGCTTTATTGAGATGTTCCTTCTCGTGTGCTGCCGAAATCTGCACACGAATACGTGCCTGGCCTTTCGGCACGACCGGATAAAAGAAGCCGATCACGTAGATGCCTTCGTCAAGCAACGACTTCGCGAACTGCTGTGCGAGCGGTGCATCGTAGAGCATGATCGGGCAGATGGGATGCACACCAGGTTTGATATCGAAGCCGGCGGCGGTCATCTGCTCGCGGAAGTAAGTGGTGTTCCACTCGAGCTTGTCGCGAAGCGCTGTCGTCTCCGAGATCATCTTCACGACCTCTAATGCAGCACCGGCGATCGGCGGCGGAACGGAGTTCGAGAAAAGGTACGGCCGCGAACGCTGGCGGAGCATATCGATAATCTCCTTGCGACCCGACGTGAAACCGCCTGCCGCACCACCGAGCGCTTTACCGAGCGTCGAGGTAATGATATCGACGCGACCCATGACATTCTTGTACTCGATCGATCCGCGGCCGGTCTTGCCGACAAAACCGGTGGCGTGGCTGTCGTCCACCATCACCAGCGCGTCGTATTTCTCGGCAAGGTCGCAGATCTCATCGAGCTTCGCGATGAAGCCGTCCATCGAGAATACGCCGTCGGTGACAACGACCCGACGGCGTGCGCCTTTCGCTTCGATGAGGCAGCGTTCGAGGTCTGCCATATCGCAGTTCTTGTAGCGGTAGCGAGCGGCCTTCGAGAGTCTGATGCCGTCGATGATCGACGCGTGGTTCAGCTCGTCGCTGATGATTGCGTCTTGCTCGCCGAAAAGCGGTTCAAACACACCGCCATTCGCATCGAAGCATGCCATGTAAAGAATGGTGTCCTCGGTGTGGAGAAAGGTCGAGATCTCGCGTTCGAGCTGTTTGTGCAGATCTTCGGTACCGCAGATAAATCGGACGCTCGACATGCCATACCCATGCGTATCGAGCGCATGATGCGCCGCCTTGATAACTCGCGGATGCGACGAAAGACCGAGATAATTATTCGCACAGAAATTCAGAAACGACCCGGCACGGCCTTCGACCTCGATCTCGACACCTTGCGGAGAAGTGATGATACGCTCGTCTTTGTATAGACCCGATGATTTAATTTCGGCGAGTTCGGCCTGTAGTTGTTCTTTCGTTGCTCCGTACATGATAGTAGCCAGTAGTCAGTAGTCAGTAGTCAGGGTTAACGAATTCATGCTATGACAGCATTCCCCGAATAATACCTCGAGAATAGTGTGCCGCGATGTACTCGACGAACTGCGGAAAATCGATGACGGCCGAATGATCGGCCTTATCACTGATCGCGCGGATCACGACGAATGGAATGCCGTGTTCGTAACAGACTTGCGCGACGGCCGCGCCTTCCATCTCGATGCACTGTAGTCCCGGCAATGCGTCGCGAAGCTCCGCGGTCTTGTTGGGATCGGCAATAAAGAGATCGCCGCTTGCAATGAGGCCGCTCGTGACTCGCGGAGTAGTAATACGATACGTATCGAGGTGCTTTGTTTCAATGTCGGATGTAATACCCGATGCATACTCGGCGGCAGCCTGTACCGCTTGTCTGAGCAGTGTAGCATCGGACGCAAAATGCGATATGCCGAGCAGCGGGATCTCGAACCGCTTCATCAGCGGAACGGCGCTGGCATCGACGTCGTGCTGGACGAGTTCAGTCGAGATAACGATGTCGCCAATTTCAAGGCTTGGATCAACTCCTCCTGCGACACCAGTAAAGATTACCTTCGAGACGCCGAACGTGTTGATGAGCGTCGTTGCCGTTTGCGCTGCAGCAACTTTGCCCCATCTCGACAGGGCCAAGACTACGTCGTGTCCGTAAAGCGTACCGCGAAGGTATCGTCGCCCGGCGATAGTCGTTTCGTCACGTCGCTCGAGGTCGCCAATCAGCAGGCGGATCTCGTCGTCCATTGCAGAGAGGATGCCGATCATCCTAAGATCCCCTTAGCTCGAAGCTCGGTCAACACCTCCGCGAGTCGTTCGTACTCAGAAAGTTCGTTGTAGATCTGAACCGAGAAACGGAGCAGCAGTTCGCCATTGACCTTCAATGCCGGGACTTCTATCTGATAGTTGTCAAAGATCGTATCGTGTAGACGCAGTACCGATTCATCCGTCGCTGCAGGATTCCCTGGAAGCGGCATCGTGCAGAGGGAGGTCAGCATGGATGTCGGGGCTCCGAACGGCACTCCGAGAGCCTTAGTAACAACCTCTCGTGCTTTGAGGGTGACTTCGGCATTATAGGATCGAACCTCGCCAATGCCGTGCTCCTCGAGGAAATCCATTCCGGCGCCAATCGAAAGCAGCGCCGTTAGGTCGCGGGTCCCGACCCAACCGAACTCGAGTTGATAATTCTTTCCGTAATGCTCGGAGATCACAACGGGATGGATCTTCGGCTGCAGCGTCCGTTTCGTCCACAAGAATGCTGCGCCTTTCGGAGCGAAAAGCCATTTGTGGCAGTTGCCGCTGTAGTAATCGACGTCGAGAGCTGCAATGTCGATGTCGAGCATTCCCGGAGCGTGGGCCCCGTCGATCATCACAGTGATGCCGCGTTCCTTCAGGATCGGGATGATCCGTTCAATCGGGAACACGATGCCGGTCGAGCTGGTAACATGATCGATCAATGCGAACTTCGTCCGAGCCGTAATCTTCGAAACGATGGCGTCGATCACCTGCTGAGGGTCGTCGATCGGAAACGGGACATAGGCTTCGACGACCGTTGCTCCGCTAGTATCGGCAACGTAATCCAACGTCTTGCGAACCGCTCCATAGACGTGGGATGTGGTCAGCAGTTCGTCGCCCGGAGAAAACTCCGGTATCAATGATCGAAGAACGGCGTTGATCCCCATCGTCGCATTTTCGACGAAGACGATGTCCTGGGAATCGGCCTTAATGAAGGATGCCAGTCGTTCGCGGATCGGCTCAATAGCCTCGGGGAAGTCGCGTTTGAAGAACCGGATCGGTTCCGATTCGAGCCGTTCCTGCCAGTCGCGTTGAACGTCCAGTACGACCTTCGGCGTCGCGCCGAAGGAGCCGTGGTTGAGGAACGTGATGTTCGGGTCCAGGAGCCATTCGCGGTGTATCGCCTTGCCAAATCGCATCGGGTGCCGTCTAAAAAGAAAGTAGGAACATCCACCGAATGTCGTCAGTTACAGTCCGTGCAACAATGGAGGGCTCGCATAATGGTATTGCAGCAGTCTTGAAAACTGCCGGCCGCAAGGCTATGAGAGTTCGAATCCCTCGCCCTCCGCACCTTCCAAAGATGCGAAAAGCCTCCGAGATCGGAGGCTTTTTTCATATCGGTTGTCAACTTCCGAATTACGGATTTGTCGTCGTCGCCTCGGGTGTCGAAGTCGGCAATGTCGGCGCTACGACCGGTGCGTCCATCGCCTTTGCGGCTTCGTGGATCGGTGCGGATGCAGCGATGACCTGGTTCTCAAAGTTGGTCTTCGCTACCGCCAGCGCCTCCATCGGCTCTTTGATCGCCGTCTTGACCTGCTCTTCCAACCCATCCTTCGCCTCGCGGAATTTTCTGAGGCCTTTACCCAGGCTTGAAGCCAGTTCG includes these proteins:
- a CDS encoding DNA internalization-related competence protein ComEC/Rec2; translated protein: MPNTTRPTTRPAFVVLVAMIVGIVFANSMSSLRPEILPVVVAALGVLLLGAILLRRHTQLQLLLVCTLSCGLGFASRSFQRISSEQSILTTLSTGAERSSVLFGTVLRQVPSGPRSDRLVIGLDSIRCDSAVFTTPSKILLAVRHLPDSIGIPIPRRGEYIKAFAVIENDTRIRNPYESPRFSQIRRQYGVEAAAFATSPFDVYIVGGIPHRSITEQLTDAFDSVRASIANRLGALFPDTVTRGIVLAVVLGDKRWIDESTTTQFRQAGLSHILVVSGFNVGIVALLVYYLLRFIGLSRLRLRILCSMIVVALYALTIGLEPSVIRALSTVELVFLALLLERKPDIGNITAATASIALVLDPSLLFDTSFQLTYGAVFALVLIAPRLDAICISDDVRENRSWRGRIRYYIYATLVSSTAVTLGLLPIMVYAFHRVSAVAIVTNLVGIPLAGLLTSLSFLLIPLSFLPPIASVYAELTGALAYCLRTLASVSGSLHWSSFPIEQPHRVYVVLYVVGLWYLIHSDSFKRFAARTIVIACAAALLLIADVPFAATVVARDGVLSVLFADVGQGDAILVHTPHGKNIMIDFGGLDHNDDAIVTQTIVPLLEAEGMTIIDHGFLTHMHVDHYGGAAAMMERYPLHSLVTSGERSSAASALALDRATRAMHIPVMRTRRGCMYDLGDSIKLYVLNPTSSEAVARTDMNHHSLVLKLCYGTTSLLFLGDIEASDESRLVNDYGTFLRSDVVKVAHHGSRYSSDPAFAELVKPAIAVVSVGEHNSFGHPARRALSVWTRSGAQVYRTDRDGAVLIHSDGNTIRRDDWRR
- a CDS encoding DUF2279 domain-containing protein; the protein is MTRLRYLGVVLLLSALCCRIVVAQQLDSAAKPTTLGIVAASLAPAAVLGIAIGQNYYDFWRNSNKVPFYFSNDPPYALHADKLGHAMYSYICADVVKLCYSEAGVDRTTSAWLGFASSFLAQTMVEIGDGFHGNEPYYGFSPGDEFGDIMGASFSLAKEYVPYLKRFDYKIGVWPSQAYHEGAFRGLLDDDESQFFWLSMDIHDYIGGAYPAWLRPAIGYGVENLTSSAFLPSRQGLTPKSLVYLGVDLDLRQLPIEGDTWRIIAEILSHYRIPLPAVQVSPIVKWHWLKP
- the kbl gene encoding glycine C-acetyltransferase; this encodes MYGATKEQLQAELAEIKSSGLYKDERIITSPQGVEIEVEGRAGSFLNFCANNYLGLSSHPRVIKAAHHALDTHGYGMSSVRFICGTEDLHKQLEREISTFLHTEDTILYMACFDANGGVFEPLFGEQDAIISDELNHASIIDGIRLSKAARYRYKNCDMADLERCLIEAKGARRRVVVTDGVFSMDGFIAKLDEICDLAEKYDALVMVDDSHATGFVGKTGRGSIEYKNVMGRVDIITSTLGKALGGAAGGFTSGRKEIIDMLRQRSRPYLFSNSVPPPIAGAALEVVKMISETTALRDKLEWNTTYFREQMTAAGFDIKPGVHPICPIMLYDAPLAQQFAKSLLDEGIYVIGFFYPVVPKGQARIRVQISAAHEKEHLNKAIAAFTKIGTTLGVIK
- a CDS encoding 5'-methylthioadenosine/adenosylhomocysteine nucleosidase, which codes for MIGILSAMDDEIRLLIGDLERRDETTIAGRRYLRGTLYGHDVVLALSRWGKVAAAQTATTLINTFGVSKVIFTGVAGGVDPSLEIGDIVISTELVQHDVDASAVPLMKRFEIPLLGISHFASDATLLRQAVQAAAEYASGITSDIETKHLDTYRITTPRVTSGLIASGDLFIADPNKTAELRDALPGLQCIEMEGAAVAQVCYEHGIPFVVIRAISDKADHSAVIDFPQFVEYIAAHYSRGIIRGMLS
- a CDS encoding aminotransferase class V-fold PLP-dependent enzyme; the encoded protein is MRFGKAIHREWLLDPNITFLNHGSFGATPKVVLDVQRDWQERLESEPIRFFKRDFPEAIEPIRERLASFIKADSQDIVFVENATMGINAVLRSLIPEFSPGDELLTTSHVYGAVRKTLDYVADTSGATVVEAYVPFPIDDPQQVIDAIVSKITARTKFALIDHVTSSTGIVFPIERIIPILKERGITVMIDGAHAPGMLDIDIAALDVDYYSGNCHKWLFAPKGAAFLWTKRTLQPKIHPVVISEHYGKNYQLEFGWVGTRDLTALLSIGAGMDFLEEHGIGEVRSYNAEVTLKAREVVTKALGVPFGAPTSMLTSLCTMPLPGNPAATDESVLRLHDTIFDNYQIEVPALKVNGELLLRFSVQIYNELSEYERLAEVLTELRAKGILG
- a CDS encoding twin-arginine translocase TatA/TatE family subunit: MFENLGGGELLLIFLVVLIFFGPKKIPELASSLGKGLRKFREAKDGLEEQVKTAIKEPMEALAVAKTNFENQVIAASAPIHEAAKAMDAPVVAPTLPTSTPEATTTNP